The nucleotide sequence TCAGGACCGGGGACAGGAAGAAGTGACGCAGATCCACGTTGTGAGAATTTTTGGTGTTCAAATAACAATCCAGAATTTCGTCGTCGCTGACTTTTTCCGCGGCCAGGTTCATGCCGGTGGATTTGCGACCCACGAATTCAAATACAAGATCGCCGTTATTCAGATCAAAGCTGACAACGTCTTTCATGCAATAGTGAATCATTCCGTTGGGAGTGCCGACATTCAAATAATAAGCCACGCCCATTTCAATCTGGTGCAGGCCGATGTTCTTTTTTGGTCCATTGACCGGAGTGAAAGAGTAAATCAGGTCCGGGTTCAGGAAATAGCGCTGGCGGCCGTTTTCATATTTTTCATAGGGCAGGCCGATAGCGGCTTCCGTTGCGGCATAAACACCGTAATAGTTCAGTTCGTGACCCACCAGACGGTCAATGCGTTCCTGGTATTGTTTGATCGGGGTGGCTGCATAGACAAAGACTTTCAGGTTCGGCCAGATTTCGTTGATGTGGGTTTTGCCGGTTTTTTGCAAAACGGCCTCAAAGATAGAAATGATATAAGTAGGGATTCCGCTCACCACTTGAATGTCCTGCTGGATGGATTCGTTAACCAGCATTTCAATCTTTTTGTCCCAGTTGGAAATAGCCAGCACCTCCCGGCAAGGGAAGGTGTTCTTGGCCAAAGCCTTTGGAACACGGGTGGACAGAATCCCGGAAATGTAACCAAATTTAAAACCATTCTGGGAATACAGATAAGGATCAGAACCAAAAGTCAGACGACCTGCTTTCAGCAGATTCAGATTCGGCTCTAACGTGGACAGTTTGCTTGCAATGCGCTTCTGGGATTTGATGAACATGCGAATCATGCGTTCGTTATAAGGAACGCGCTTGGAGTCTTTTCC is from Bdellovibrio bacteriovorus str. Tiberius and encodes:
- a CDS encoding GH3 family domain-containing protein, which codes for MFAVNHVVQSLGQKYLKTYGQRMTVNHQDMLAKQEKNFASLKRSMTGTRIYKDLRLSHIHSYEEFVNHVPVFGYDEYAPYVDMIAAGHKDILFKDKADYFGLSSGTSGKDSKRVPYNERMIRMFIKSQKRIASKLSTLEPNLNLLKAGRLTFGSDPYLYSQNGFKFGYISGILSTRVPKALAKNTFPCREVLAISNWDKKIEMLVNESIQQDIQVVSGIPTYIISIFEAVLQKTGKTHINEIWPNLKVFVYAATPIKQYQERIDRLVGHELNYYGVYAATEAAIGLPYEKYENGRQRYFLNPDLIYSFTPVNGPKKNIGLHQIEMGVAYYLNVGTPNGMIHYCMKDVVSFDLNNGDLVFEFVGRKSTGMNLAAEKVSDDEILDCYLNTKNSHNVDLRHFFLSPVLNNGKAAYLWTLFVPEKANINMEALAATLDQQMQKLNGDYHDCREVGVLGPAQVQIMNADYLQAYFEKNRSRGQFKMKTTFETAEEYLSFIRNNLEQTGLAQ